The segment ACCACTCATACTGGACATGCCAGACATCCTTCCCATTCCGTTCACTCCCATAGATGCACGGCTCCCGCTACTGTAGTAGCTGCTGTTCATCGCTCCTTGGCTCCCTATGCAATGTTTGATTGAAAATCACTGGAGTTTTCCTGTAAAACTTGGTCATATCCGCTCATGCTGCTTTGACCACCGTAGCCTCCTCCGTAACCCCCACTCAGCTGCTGGCTAGCTGGACCACCGTAACTGGACTGGTTTGACAAGCCCATGCCTCCCATCATTTGGCTACCATAAGCACCACCGCTTGCTCCTGCTGTAGAATTCAAGAAGAGTTCTACATATCTGTGTTCGTAAGCACCACCGCTTGCTCCTGCTGTAGAATTCAAGAAGAGTTCTACATATCTGTGCTGCATATTGGCTTTGTCTTTTGACATAGCTGCCACAGCATCTTCATGAGTAGCAAATTCAACATCTGCTTCTCCAGTCACTCTGCCATCAGGTCCAATTTCAATGTGTACTCGAACAGGGTTGAGTGGTGAGAAAAAATTGTAAATATCATTTTCAGTAGCTCTGTAAGGTAATCCTCTCATGTGCACACAATGGCCTGTTGTACTCTGGAAAGTGGATCCACCATCTCCATATCTATGATCAGACATTCCTGAAAAACAGTaattgaggtctcttccaaatctatcCGACCCAAAGCCATATCCATCATTATATCCATTGTAGTCATCATAGCCTCCATACCCTCCACCGTAGGCACCTCGCCTCATTCTTTCAAACCCAGCTCCTCTACCAATGCTGTTATAGCCTCTGCCAGCCCCAGGCCTGTCATAAGGACCTGGCCGCTGCATAGCCATTAGCTTTCGAGGAGGATCATAATGAGTACGAACTTCTGCCCGGCTGCTCTTGAAGATTTCAACGTACCTGTGCCCTATTCTTTCCTTGTGTTTCTTTAGATCCTTTTCAGCTATTTCCTGTGAAGCAAACTGCACGAAGGCCTCCCCCGTACTCCTCCCCTGGAAGTCCACTGGCAATGTTATCCCATTTGGCACGATTTCCAACcctgaaaaaaactgaacaatttcTTCCTTGCTACAGCCAAATGGGAGTCCTCTAAGGCGCACAAAGCCATCATTGGCAGTGTCAGGACTATTTGGACCAGTATGTTTCAACACCCAATCCATTTCAACGTTGTTTGACTTGAATACTTCAACATATCTGTGTCCCAtagtttctctgtcttttttcagTGCCAACTTGACTTCATCTTCTGATTCAAGTTCAACAAATGCTTCTCCACTTGGTCTGCCTTCTCGGGTATAGATGA is part of the Notamacropus eugenii isolate mMacEug1 chromosome 3, mMacEug1.pri_v2, whole genome shotgun sequence genome and harbors:
- the LOC140496738 gene encoding LOW QUALITY PROTEIN: heterogeneous nuclear ribonucleoprotein H-like (The sequence of the model RefSeq protein was modified relative to this genomic sequence to represent the inferred CDS: inserted 1 base in 1 codon; substituted 1 base at 1 genomic stop codon) yields the protein MMLSTEGGEGFVVKVWGLPWSCXADEVQRFFSECKIQNGASGIRFIYTREGRPSGEAFVELESEDEVKLALKKDRETMGHRYVEVFKSNNVEMDWVLKHTGPNSPDTANDGFVRLRGLPFGCSKEEIVQFFSGLEIVPNGITLPVDFQGRSTGEAFVQFASQEIAEKDLKKHKERIGHRYVEIFKSSRAEVRTHYDPPRKLMAMQRPGPYDRPGAGRGYNSIGRGAGFERMRRGAYGGGYGGYDDYNGYNDGYGFGSDRFGRDLNYCFSGMSDHRYGDGGSTFQSTTGHCVHMRGLPYRATENDIYNFFSPLNPVRVHIEIGPDGRVTGEADVEFATHEDAVAAMSKDKANMQHRYVELFLNSTAGASGGAYEHRYVELFLNSTAGASGGAYGSQMMGGMGLSNQSSYGGPASQQLSGGYGGGYGGQSSMSGYDQVLQENSSXFSIKHCIGSQGAMNSSYYSSGSRASMGVNGMGRMSGMSSMSGGWGM